A window of the Scophthalmus maximus strain ysfricsl-2021 chromosome 8, ASM2237912v1, whole genome shotgun sequence genome harbors these coding sequences:
- the LOC118312876 gene encoding aspartate aminotransferase, cytoplasmic — protein sequence MSVFGDVPQAPPVAVFKLTADFREDSDPQKVNLGVGAYRTDECQPWVLPVVKKVERLIVEDGSLNHEYLPILGLPEFRSAASKVALGEDSPAIKESRVGGVQCLGGTGALRIGAEFLRRWYNGTNNTATPVYVSAPTWENHNSVFADAGFKDIRPYHYWDAANRGLDITGLLDDLEKAPERSVFVLHACAHNPTGTDPTQDQWKQIAEIMKRRNLFVFFDSAYQGFASGSLDKDAWSIRYFVSEGFELFVAQSFSKNFGLYNERVGNLTVVSQDGESLSRVLSQMEKIVRTTWSNPPSQGARIVSKTLNCPELFAEWKGNVKTMAERVLLMRDQLKAKLQALGTPGTWDHITQQIGMFSFTGLNPKQVEYMIKERHVYLMASGRINMCGLTSKNIDHVAQSIHEAVTKVQ from the exons ATGTCCGTCTTCGGCGATGTCCCGCAGGCTCCACCGGTCGCCGTCTTCAAACTGACCGCCGACTTCAGGGAGGACAGCGACCCGCAGAAGGTCAACCTGGGAGTCGGCG CGTACCGTACCGACGAGTGCCAGCCCTGGGTGCTGCCGGTGGTGAAGAAGGTGGAGCGGCTGATCGTGGAGGACGGCAGCCTGAACCACGAGTACCTGCCCATCCTCGGCCTGCCCGAGTTCCGCTCGGCCGCCTCCAAGGTGGCGCTGGGCGAGGACAGCCCGGCCATCAAGGAGAGcagg GTCGGCGGCGTCCAGTGTCTGGGCGGCACCGGTGCGTTGAGGATCGGCGCGGAGTTCCTGCGGCGCTGGTACAACGGCACCAACAACACAGCCACGCCCGTCTACGTGTCGGCGCCCACCTGGG aGAACCACAACAGCGTGTTTGCCGACGCCGGCTTCAAGGACATCCGGCCGTACCACTACTGGGACGCTGCCAACAGGGGACTGGACATCACCGGGCTCCTGGACGACCTGGAG AAAGCCCCTGAACGCTCCGTCTTCGTCCTGCACGCCTGCGCACACAACCCCACCGGCACCGACCCGACTCAGGACCAGTGGAAGCAGATCGCAGAGATCATGAAG aggaggaatctgtttgttttctttgactcAGCCTATCAGGGCTTCGCCTCCGGCAGTCTGGACAAAGACGCCTGGTCCATCCGCTACTTCGTCTCCGAGGGCTTCGAGCTGTTCGTCGCTCAGTCCTTCTCCAAGAACTTCGGCCTGTACa ACGAGAGGGTGGGGAACCTGACGGTGGTTTCCCAGGACGGCGAGAGTCTGTCCCGCGTCCTGTCCCAGATGGAGAAGATCGTCCGGACGACCTGGTCCAACCCGCCGTCCCAGGGGGCGCGCATCGTCAGCAAGACCCTCAACTGCCCTGAGCTCTTCGCCGAATG GAAGGGGAACGTGAAGACCATGGCCGAGCGGGTTCTGCTGATGAGGGATCAGCTGAAGGCAAAGCTGCAGGCACTGGGGACTCCGGGCACCTGGGACCACATCACCCAACAGATCGGCATGTTCAGCTTCACCGGCCTGAACC CCAAACAGGTGGAGTACATGATCAAGGAGCGCCACGTGTACTTGATGGCGAGCGGCCGCATCAACATGTGCGGCCTGACGAGCAAGAACATCGACCACGTGGCCCAGTCCATCCACGAGGCCGTCACCAAGGTCCAGTAA